Within Astyanax mexicanus isolate ESR-SI-001 chromosome 2, AstMex3_surface, whole genome shotgun sequence, the genomic segment CCTACTTAAATCCAGGGTGTTCTGCATAGCATACGTGCTGTACAGAGTATAGTATGTTCACTGTGGATTTCATAGTGTTACTCAAGAAGCAATGAACCCTCTGCCCCACTGCCTTACAAGATCATGAAGAACTGCCTTGAGaattgtttttatatgtttacTGGGTTTGGTGGTTGGCTGTGTTTCAGGACCTGTGTTGAACCATGTGGAGGAAGGCTGCGCTGGTGGCTCTGATGGCCATAACTTTGGGGTACTTTTATCGCACAAACCCAGAGCTACCAGAGCGAATGCTGCAGTTTGTCACCCAGTCCCTTCCCCAATATGAACCCATTGCTCCAAGTCTGGAAGAAACCATCGCCAGGGCCTGGGATGTCCTCATCACTGCCCCGACGAAGCAGTGGGGTCGAGTAGCAGTTGGGTAAGTTTCTTGCACATGATGAGCTAAGTGCACAAGTGGTTAAACGGTATAGACCTCAGTTTAGGCATTTTATAAATTGAATTTACTCAGTGACATGAGAGTAAATGGAGTAAATGCTAAATTGTgctacaatagcactgctgcCGCCActcttataattaaaataatcacCCCTTCTCTCTGCCTTCAGGGTGAATGCCTGTATTGATGTGGTGGTGTCGGGGGTAGGGTTGCTCCAAGCTTTAGCTGTCGATCCGGGATCAGGCAGAGACCATGATGTTCTACACTCCAAAGAGGACCTAAAAGAGACCTTCATTCACTTCATGGAGAAAGGGGCAGCTGCAGAGCGATTCTTCGCCAATAGTGAAGTCTTTCAAAGCATTGCTCGAGCTGCTGCTGAATACCCTGGTGCCCAGGTaaaatttactatttattttctgGCGTTGCTTTTAGGGTTTGGTTCTGTTCCTGTCTCGTCAGCAGAAAGTGTTAGTGTAACAGGATCTTCTAATCACTGCTGGGTGGATcatcttttgtctttttacaggaGTGTAAACCAGTGTAATATCTTCCTGCTTTGTCACAGGGCCTGGTGTGGCCATTCTAGTTTGTGCACACGCCCCTAAAACTGTCCTGACCAGTTTGACAATATTATTTCCTAAATATCCTGCTAATTTTGGTGTCTCTACTGTAGAGGAGAAAGTGTTGATCTGTGAGAACTAAGACACACTTTTAATTTTGAATGAAGGCTAAGCCCAGTGAGGATTGGGTTTCTGTGTCAAATGTAATTCCGCTTTGTCGACAGTAATTAATAGCTGAAGCAGTAGGTTCAGGCTAAATGAAGACTAGTCCATTACTCTGAATATGTATTTGCGTTAGGCTCTTGCTTTTTAATTATTGCATGATGTGACCTTTACAGCTTATGTTTAGCCACAGTGCTTTGTGGTTTTGGATACATTGCTTTTGGTTGATTCAGGATATTTCATAATCAGTGGTTTCCTGTCTCCCTCTCTGTTGCAGCTATATGTGGGAGGAAATgctgctctgattggtcagaaattTGCCTCCTACCCTGAACTGGTGGTGAGTAGACAGAAACTGCAGATGCTGCAGTGagttcatgtttgtttcatgTTTTGCATGTTTTACAAAAGGTTAAAAAACGATTTGTAAAGAGTTCAATGTGAAATACATAATGTACAAATAGAGGAAATTCAGCAAAATCCTTACTTTTCCCAAATGACTACTTATCCAGAAACAGTCACATCAAGGGAATGCGAATAAGTATGGTGAGCCCAAAAAGAATGTCAGAGAGACCTCTAAGAATAAGCTGGCCTCTTTCATTGACTGCCCTCTAGTCAAATTATGAATATTCACAAACACTGAACCAAAGTGGTCTGCATTGCAGGATGGCACTGAGGAAGCTACTACTCTTTTAAAAGACCACATGGAGCCAGAAGCCTATTGGATTCATCCAAATTGATGcattaaactaaactaattaGAAACATAAAACTGCAGGACAATTTCATATAGCAGACAAATGACATTAATAAATCTTCAGGCCTAGTGAAAATTAAGATACAGAAGTGTCTATGGGAGGTTtactaaacaagaaactaaaaacctaaaactctagtctgtgttttttatatatatataactcctGTGTCTAGGTACAGGTCTTGTCTTATCACTTGTTTATTGAATGATTTTAAATAGTCTGCTTTTATGTTTCAGCTCTTTGTTATCCAGTTAAAATCAGTGTGCACTACAGAATGTCCTGTCTCACCATGCACATTCAGATTGTACTCTGACTGTACTGCACTGTTCTGTGTGTTGAATTGTCTAATGGCTGCTGTCTTAATAATGTTCTTGTACTCTGTTGGAATGACAATAAAACACCTCTTGACACTAAAAGCTGTGTTTTCCTATAGGTGCTCCTGTGTGGGCCTGTGGGGCCTAAACTGCACGAATTGTTAGACGAGCAGATAGTAGTACCTCCAGAATCTCTGCAAGAGACTGACGAATATCACCTTATTCTGGAATACAAGGCAGGTAAGGATGTGttcatgtattaattaattaacttaagATTAACAAATGTATATGTGAATTAAAaccattttattttaacatgttatccatatttttgtaagtttttttctTAAGTAATTGATCATTACTGCTGAACATTTGCGCTGTTTGATTTCGTGAGATGATGTCAGTGATGTAAAGTTTTTTCTGTATGTGTTTAGGGGAGCAGTGGGGATCGACTCGAGCTCCACAGGCCAACCGCTTCATCTTCTCTCATGATGTATCCAATGGGGAGATGAGTGCTTTGGAGACTTTTGTGGCAAGTCTTGAGGAATTCCAGCCTGGACTGGTGGTGCTTTCTGGACTGCACATGATGGAGGGCATGGGCCGAGAGCTGTGGGAGGACCGACTCAAAGAGGTGTGCagttccttttattttattttattttttaaataaattcatcTTTTGGCTATAtatattcagtaattcagttcaaaatgtgaaactcatatattaaaatggatgtattgcacacagagagatctattaagcgtttatttcttttattgttgatgattatggcttacagccaatgaaaacccaaaaaccagtgtctcagaaaatcagaatattaattggtacttttggcagtgtgggcagtgtgccaagtcctgctggtaaaTTAAATCTGTGTCTCAAATAAAAGTTGAAgtaaaagtggagagacacacagaccaagctgctggaggtctagtgtgaagttttcacaatcagtgattgtttgtagagacatgtcatctgctggtgttgatccactttaTTATATCAAGTCAAGATcattgcagtgttttcctggaaaatctttaagcatttcatgcttccctctgctgacaacttttatggagatgcagatttcattttccagcaggacttggtacaccaCCCATGctgacaaaagtaccaactggtctatataatattcaaatttttgatttttaggttttcattggctgtaaaccataatcatcaacaataaaagaaagcaacgcttaaaatagatcactctgtttttaatacatctatataatatgtgtttaacattttaaactgaactactgaaataaagtaacttgatGTTCAATTTTccgagatgcactagtgtattgtatttagaatattttagtGCTGTTTCTCAGCCTGTCTGAGCTTATAGAACTCTTTTGTATATTGTTGCGCAGGCTGTTGTTGCCATCTCAGATGTCCGCAATGAGGTGCCCATACATCTGGAGTTGGCCAGCATGACTGACAAAGACTATATGAGCAGCATCATGAAGGAGGTAAATGTGTAGGTTTAACAGagaattattagaattattatttgattatttatctGAAGTGTCTGAGTAGCAGATGTACCACATTCAGTACTGTGGGCTCTTCTGTTAGCAGGTCATGCCCATCGTCAACTCCATCGGGCTCAATGAGCAGGAGCTGCTGTTTCTCTCCCAAGCCGGAGATGGTCCTCACTCTGACCTCCCCGCCTGGGACGGGATCCCCGACGTGGGCCGAGTTAGTGACATTCTCCTGTGGATCCTGGAGCAGCACGGGAGGGCTGACCCGGAGTCTGAGGCCGATCTGACACGGATCCACTTCCACACGCTGGCCTACCACATCCTGGCTACAGTTGACGGGCACTGGGCGAACCAGGGGGCAGCGGTAGCGGCTGGGGCACGTGTGGCCAGCAGTCAGGCGTGTGGTCTACAGGCTGTGGATGTAAGTAAAGTGGTGCTGAAGATGCCACAGAGGTTCTACAGCTCGTTTTCAGAGCCTAGAGAGAGCTTGGTGTTGGAAGCATCCAGTCCAGTTACTGTGTGGAGCAGG encodes:
- the adpgk gene encoding ADP-dependent glucokinase isoform X1; the encoded protein is MWRKAALVALMAITLGYFYRTNPELPERMLQFVTQSLPQYEPIAPSLEETIARAWDVLITAPTKQWGRVAVGVNACIDVVVSGVGLLQALAVDPGSGRDHDVLHSKEDLKETFIHFMEKGAAAERFFANSEVFQSIARAAAEYPGAQLYVGGNAALIGQKFASYPELVVLLCGPVGPKLHELLDEQIVVPPESLQETDEYHLILEYKAGEQWGSTRAPQANRFIFSHDVSNGEMSALETFVASLEEFQPGLVVLSGLHMMEGMGRELWEDRLKEAVVAISDVRNEVPIHLELASMTDKDYMSSIMKEQVMPIVNSIGLNEQELLFLSQAGDGPHSDLPAWDGIPDVGRVSDILLWILEQHGRADPESEADLTRIHFHTLAYHILATVDGHWANQGAAVAAGARVASSQACGLQAVDVSKVVLKMPQRFYSSFSEPRESLVLEASSPVTVWSRRNVSFHLSPVLVCKRPLRTVGLGDAISAEGLMYSELASQPQSEH
- the adpgk gene encoding ADP-dependent glucokinase isoform X2; its protein translation is MWRKAALVALMAITLGYFYRTNPELPERMLQFVTQSLPQYEPIAPSLEETIARAWDVLITAPTKQWGRVAVGVNACIDVVVSGVGLLQALAVDPGSGRDHDVLHSKEDLKETFIHFMEKGAAAERFFANSEVFQSIARAAAEYPGAQLYVGGNAALIGQKFASYPELVVLLCGPVGPKLHELLDEQIVVPPESLQETDEYHLILEYKAGEQWGSTRAPQANRFIFSHDVSNGEMSALETFVASLEEFQPGLVVLSGLHMMEGMGRELWEDRLKEAVVAISDVRNEVPIHLELASMTDKDYMSSIMKEVMPIVNSIGLNEQELLFLSQAGDGPHSDLPAWDGIPDVGRVSDILLWILEQHGRADPESEADLTRIHFHTLAYHILATVDGHWANQGAAVAAGARVASSQACGLQAVDVSKVVLKMPQRFYSSFSEPRESLVLEASSPVTVWSRRNVSFHLSPVLVCKRPLRTVGLGDAISAEGLMYSELASQPQSEH